The following coding sequences are from one Megamonas funiformis window:
- the mreD gene encoding rod shape-determining protein MreD codes for MKTVIPCFLLIFIAYILQSSVFNIIAYDGISVDLILLLVIFFSIIYDKYAILYGFCAGLFQDLASGTFLGIHTLSLVIICILIHKISQLIYKENIFLPIVASVFSTFLNYFIIALFIFLLGYSYNIWLVINNMIIALIYNLVFAYPVYFIVVKIDAKLQYWIKRSEQF; via the coding sequence ATGAAAACAGTAATACCATGTTTTTTATTAATATTCATTGCCTATATTCTACAATCATCTGTTTTTAACATTATTGCTTATGATGGAATTTCTGTAGATTTAATCTTATTATTAGTTATTTTCTTTAGCATTATTTATGATAAATATGCTATTTTATATGGATTTTGTGCAGGATTATTTCAAGATTTAGCTTCTGGTACATTCCTTGGTATCCATACTTTAAGTCTTGTTATCATCTGTATCTTAATCCATAAGATATCTCAACTAATCTACAAAGAAAATATATTTTTACCTATTGTAGCTAGTGTATTTTCTACTTTTTTAAATTATTTTATCATTGCTTTATTCATCTTTTTATTAGGTTATAGTTATAATATCTGGCTTGTCATAAACAATATGATTATCGCTCTTATCTATAATCTAGTATTTGCTTATCCTGTATATTTTATCGTTGTTAAAATCGACGCTAAACTTCAATATTGGATAAAAAGATCTGAACAATTCTAA